Proteins encoded by one window of Silvibacterium dinghuense:
- a CDS encoding MGH1-like glycoside hydrolase domain-containing protein — protein sequence MSCHRVLLICCFLLLPLVPSSTWAETSAMVLQPADYRHYVEQFEADERAATGKVYDGEPQADGLTPEPAWAWMERELPWFDSSDKAVEEMYYFRWYAWKKHLVKTPHGYVITEWLPKPEVKDGSYGALPDAAPFHLDEARWLHTRAIAEDDARFWFQPENDVRKYSDAMATAVRSVMLANGDNALATSLLPEMKRVYGDWERTQQDSNGLFWSIDTRDAMEKSISGDGYRPTLNSYMESDARTIAATARLAHDETTAREYEAKADKLHQLIETVLWNPKDEFYEVVSPAKDSGIRAQKKFVDSGTTMQFSGVRELIGYLPWEYSEPAQDHDVAWRQLFAPQGFDGHYGATTAERRSPRFRFASSDQCTWNGPAWPFAMTQTLQALASYLDGAGKHVLDGADYMRLFDRYVLAQHIKLKDGRMIDWIDEDYDADTDEWIAKRMLIEKNKQVGRGNYYNHSGFADPLITGVIGLRPRADDRIVVQPLVRAWSYFAIDALPYHGHLLTIAWDATGKRYRHGKGLWLAVDGRIIARRTTLGTLETRLNATKEKR from the coding sequence ATGTCCTGCCATCGCGTGCTCCTTATCTGCTGCTTTCTTCTGTTGCCGCTGGTTCCCAGTAGCACCTGGGCTGAGACTTCGGCTATGGTGCTGCAGCCTGCGGATTATCGGCACTATGTGGAGCAATTCGAAGCCGATGAGCGGGCCGCGACGGGGAAGGTGTATGACGGCGAGCCTCAGGCAGACGGCCTTACACCGGAACCAGCGTGGGCGTGGATGGAGCGTGAGCTGCCCTGGTTCGACAGCTCTGACAAGGCCGTCGAGGAGATGTACTACTTTCGCTGGTATGCATGGAAGAAGCATCTGGTGAAAACGCCGCATGGCTATGTGATCACGGAATGGTTGCCGAAGCCGGAAGTGAAAGATGGCAGCTATGGTGCGCTGCCGGATGCGGCTCCGTTTCATCTGGATGAAGCGCGCTGGCTGCATACGCGGGCGATTGCGGAAGACGATGCACGGTTCTGGTTCCAGCCTGAGAACGATGTACGGAAATATTCCGACGCCATGGCGACGGCGGTGCGATCGGTCATGCTCGCCAATGGCGACAACGCATTGGCGACAAGTCTCCTGCCAGAAATGAAGCGGGTATACGGGGATTGGGAACGGACGCAGCAGGACTCGAATGGGCTGTTCTGGTCGATCGATACGCGGGATGCGATGGAGAAGTCGATCAGCGGTGACGGTTACCGACCCACTCTGAACAGTTACATGGAATCCGACGCGCGGACTATCGCCGCAACCGCGCGGCTGGCGCATGACGAAACAACAGCGCGCGAGTATGAGGCCAAGGCAGACAAACTACATCAGTTGATTGAGACTGTGTTGTGGAATCCGAAGGATGAATTCTACGAAGTGGTTTCCCCGGCAAAGGATTCGGGGATTCGCGCTCAGAAGAAATTTGTGGATTCCGGAACGACGATGCAGTTCTCCGGCGTGCGTGAGTTAATTGGTTATCTGCCGTGGGAATATAGCGAGCCGGCGCAGGACCATGACGTGGCTTGGAGGCAACTCTTCGCCCCGCAGGGCTTTGACGGGCATTACGGCGCGACCACAGCGGAGCGCCGCAGTCCGCGATTTCGTTTCGCTTCCTCCGATCAGTGCACATGGAACGGACCGGCATGGCCGTTCGCGATGACGCAGACGCTGCAGGCACTTGCATCCTATCTCGATGGAGCAGGCAAGCACGTATTGGACGGTGCGGACTACATGCGGCTTTTCGATCGCTATGTGCTGGCGCAGCACATCAAGCTGAAAGATGGCCGCATGATCGATTGGATCGATGAGGACTATGACGCCGACACGGATGAGTGGATTGCGAAGCGGATGCTGATCGAGAAGAACAAACAGGTGGGACGTGGCAACTATTACAACCACTCCGGCTTTGCTGATCCGCTGATTACAGGAGTTATCGGGCTGCGGCCCAGGGCTGATGACCGCATTGTCGTGCAGCCGCTGGTGCGCGCATGGAGCTACTTTGCCATCGATGCGTTGCCTTATCACGGACATCTACTGACGATTGCCTGGGATGCGACCGGCAAGCGATACAGGCATGGCAAAGGCCTGTGGCTGGCAGTCGATGGCCGCATCATAGCCCGGCGCACAACCTTGGGCACACTCGAAACACGCTTGAACGCAACCAAGGAGAAACGATGA